A single genomic interval of Sulfurovum sp. TSL6 harbors:
- the recJ gene encoding single-stranded-DNA-specific exonuclease RecJ produces the protein MVQPLTLTGLDSILNKRFEEGFLSLRDLPQPSLFKDMDRATERIVSAMQNREKITIIGDYDVDGVTSTTLMKLFFDEIEYPIEWIIPNRFRDGYGLSANIIPRILGTDLAITVDNGISAVYAAQLCKEEGIDLIITDHHLLAPEVPEAYAIIDQKQESCTFPYEDVCGAQIAWYLIASLKNALNIKIDMMGYMELVSIAIIADMMPLQHINRAMVLAGIKALNKSQRPAIRAFLEESQKETITSEDIGFILAPILNSAGRMDDASFAVDFLTSTNIYDARVRLERLIEFNTLRKATEQSITQKAMIQVDHDDEVIIVVGEGWHEGVVGIVAARVARACEKPCIILTQSEEGLLKGSGRSFGECDLFAIVDSTRMHLEKFGGHQAAIGLSLKEESLESFKTEVQRNFGEGNYVKELFDPEIVGNLHFSAISFNLTNIVKKYEPYGQGNSTPKFISTNVEILQADTMGKEGEHLRFSFAQEGIVMQGVKFKTREIFEIGSIVDITYTVNENHFRGKVTLQLMVDKVRVCD, from the coding sequence ATGGTCCAACCATTAACACTCACAGGGTTAGATTCAATTTTAAATAAGCGCTTTGAAGAGGGTTTCCTCTCTTTGCGGGATCTTCCTCAACCTTCCTTATTCAAAGATATGGACAGAGCGACAGAACGTATTGTTTCTGCCATGCAAAACAGAGAAAAAATAACCATTATCGGTGACTATGATGTAGATGGCGTCACCTCTACAACGTTGATGAAACTTTTTTTCGATGAAATTGAGTATCCTATAGAGTGGATCATACCTAACCGTTTTAGAGATGGGTATGGACTCTCTGCAAATATCATACCTCGTATACTTGGTACAGATCTAGCCATTACAGTAGATAATGGTATCTCTGCTGTTTATGCAGCCCAACTTTGTAAAGAAGAGGGCATAGATCTCATTATTACAGATCATCATCTTTTAGCACCCGAAGTGCCAGAAGCCTATGCAATTATAGACCAAAAACAAGAATCATGCACCTTTCCTTATGAAGATGTGTGTGGTGCTCAAATTGCCTGGTATCTTATTGCTTCACTCAAAAATGCACTCAATATCAAAATTGACATGATGGGATATATGGAATTGGTCTCTATTGCTATTATTGCAGATATGATGCCTCTTCAGCACATTAACAGAGCGATGGTCCTCGCAGGGATAAAAGCACTCAATAAGAGTCAACGACCGGCGATCAGAGCTTTTCTTGAAGAGAGTCAAAAAGAGACGATCACATCAGAAGATATAGGGTTTATTCTTGCACCTATACTGAACAGTGCAGGGCGGATGGATGATGCTTCTTTCGCCGTAGATTTTTTAACTTCAACCAACATCTATGATGCTAGAGTAAGACTCGAACGTCTCATAGAGTTCAATACCCTTAGAAAAGCTACCGAACAGTCTATTACACAAAAAGCTATGATACAGGTGGATCATGATGACGAAGTGATCATTGTAGTCGGTGAAGGGTGGCATGAGGGTGTGGTAGGCATTGTAGCAGCCAGAGTTGCACGGGCATGTGAAAAACCTTGTATCATACTTACCCAAAGTGAGGAAGGATTACTTAAAGGAAGTGGTAGAAGTTTTGGAGAGTGTGATCTCTTTGCTATCGTAGACAGTACTAGAATGCATCTGGAGAAGTTTGGAGGACATCAGGCAGCCATTGGTCTTTCTTTAAAAGAAGAGAGCTTAGAATCCTTTAAAACAGAAGTACAGAGAAACTTTGGTGAAGGTAATTATGTGAAAGAACTCTTTGATCCTGAAATTGTAGGAAACTTACATTTTTCTGCGATCTCTTTTAATTTGACAAACATAGTAAAAAAGTATGAACCTTACGGACAGGGAAACAGCACACCGAAGTTTATCTCTACGAATGTAGAGATACTCCAGGCAGACACGATGGGTAAAGAGGGAGAACATTTACGTTTCTCTTTTGCCCAAGAAGGAATCGTGATGCAGGGTGTAAAATTCAA
- a CDS encoding CTP synthase — MSENKTKYIFVTGGVLSSLGKGITAASVGTLLKHTGERVGVLKLDPYINVDPGTMSPLEHGEVFVTKDGAETDLDLGHYERFLDTSLTQNNNFTTGLVYKTVIENERKGKYLGKTIQVVPHIVNEIKDRIVKAGENKDILIVELGGTTGDIEGLPFLETIRQMKHEFGKTQVMNIHVTLLPYIKAAGELKTKPTQHSVQELRRIGIAPHMLVLRAEVPVSTEIKRKIAYSCDVDEDSVIIAADAPTIYQVPLNFLDQDMLTPICKQLDLENCQPKMDEWRDLVHKIIMPSESMKIAFVGKYLDLKESYKSLTEALIHAGAHLDTKVEIKWVDSEKVEDEGVQKYLNDCDGILVPGGFGGRGVEGKIQAIQYARENKIPFLGICLGMQLAMVEFARNVLGIKDANSVEFDENTPNPIIYLIDEFIDASGSKQVRTTTSPMGGTMRLGEYECETKEGSNLRAAYDSRIIFERHRHRYEANPKYREALEAKGMDITGESGGLIEAVEVKDHPWFLGVQFHPEFTSRLQNANPSILAFVNAAVQHKK; from the coding sequence ATGAGTGAAAATAAAACAAAATATATTTTTGTTACAGGTGGGGTACTTTCATCTTTAGGAAAAGGTATTACAGCTGCAAGTGTAGGAACATTATTAAAACATACAGGAGAACGTGTAGGCGTATTGAAACTTGACCCCTATATCAATGTTGACCCTGGCACCATGTCACCTCTGGAACATGGTGAAGTTTTTGTGACCAAAGACGGAGCAGAGACAGATCTTGACCTGGGTCATTATGAAAGATTTTTAGACACGTCATTAACACAAAACAATAACTTTACAACGGGACTTGTTTACAAAACGGTTATTGAAAATGAACGTAAAGGAAAATATCTTGGGAAAACGATCCAAGTCGTTCCTCATATTGTAAACGAGATCAAAGATCGTATTGTTAAAGCGGGTGAAAATAAAGATATTCTTATCGTAGAACTGGGCGGTACTACGGGTGATATCGAAGGTTTGCCATTTTTAGAAACCATTAGACAGATGAAACATGAATTTGGCAAAACACAGGTGATGAACATCCATGTCACTCTTTTACCTTATATCAAAGCTGCCGGGGAACTTAAAACAAAGCCGACACAACATTCTGTTCAAGAACTTAGACGTATAGGTATTGCACCTCATATGCTAGTACTGCGTGCTGAAGTACCTGTTTCAACTGAAATTAAACGAAAAATAGCCTATTCCTGCGATGTAGATGAAGATTCTGTGATCATTGCTGCAGATGCACCAACAATTTATCAAGTACCTTTGAACTTTTTGGATCAAGATATGTTAACACCTATCTGTAAGCAATTGGATCTTGAAAATTGTCAACCTAAGATGGATGAGTGGAGAGATTTGGTACACAAGATCATTATGCCTAGTGAGAGTATGAAGATAGCATTTGTAGGTAAATATTTGGATCTTAAAGAATCTTATAAATCTTTAACAGAAGCACTTATTCATGCAGGTGCACATCTTGATACAAAAGTAGAGATCAAGTGGGTGGACAGTGAAAAAGTTGAAGATGAGGGTGTACAAAAATATTTAAATGATTGTGATGGTATTTTGGTTCCAGGCGGTTTTGGAGGACGTGGTGTTGAAGGTAAAATTCAAGCTATCCAGTACGCAAGAGAAAATAAAATACCATTTTTAGGTATTTGTCTTGGTATGCAACTGGCAATGGTAGAATTTGCCAGAAATGTACTCGGTATCAAAGACGCAAATTCAGTAGAATTTGATGAAAATACCCCAAATCCTATTATTTATCTTATCGATGAATTCATAGATGCGAGTGGTTCAAAACAAGTAAGAACTACGACATCTCCGATGGGTGGAACCATGCGTCTTGGTGAATATGAATGTGAAACGAAAGAGGGTTCAAATCTGAGAGCAGCCTATGATTCACGTATTATTTTTGAAAGACATAGACACCGTTATGAAGCGAATCCTAAATACAGAGAAGCATTAGAAGCAAAGGGTATGGATATTACAGGTGAATCTGGTGGACTGATAGAAGCCGTAGAAGTGAAAGATCATCCTTGGTTCTTGGGTGTGCAATTCCACCCGGAATTTACTTCTAGACTTCAAAATGCCAACCCATCGATTTTGGCTTTTGTAAATGCAGCAGTTCAACATAAAAAATAG